The following nucleotide sequence is from Coffea eugenioides isolate CCC68of chromosome 10, Ceug_1.0, whole genome shotgun sequence.
TTTGACTTGGATAATTATGcttctcttcttctttatttttttcaacattCCTAAATGTGCTAGAAGACATCTTTCATACGTGTACATGGAGATACACCTATATAGACTCTTGCTCACCTCTAGCCCTTCTAAGGAAGGGTTGCATTTGCGAGAGATGTAGTTATCTCTCCCTCACCAACTCTTTAGATAAAATGTGTGTATCAAACGGAGACATCAATAGAGTAATTAATCTTAATTGCAATCTTCAAACAACTAAAAATTGCTATATACGCTCATCGTAAATAAAAAAGGCTAGTGCATTTTGGGTGAGCGACCTCAATGTATGTGAACTGAGCAGATTAGAACTTAAAATTCTGTTATTGCTCACCCTCAAAGTTTTATAATGCAGGTGGCCTAATATGGATCAGTGAATGGAATGCTTTGCAGCATCCTGTGGCATCTGCATTTCTAGCTGTTGTATACAGTGATTACATGTTATCATCTAGGACAGCTGAAATATCCTGCGACAGCGATTCTTTTACGCCAGCCGATCTACGCAAGTTTGCAACGTCACAGGTACACTTTCTGTTTTCATCATCTATACATATAAAACATTTGCTTCTTGCATCAGCATGCAACGAATGAGCATCTTCCTTCATGTGTTCTCTTACATGCCCTAGTACCTAAGTGTGCGAGTGATTTTCCGGCTCTGTTTGTAGGCTGACTATGTCTTGGGTAACAACCCTGCAAAGCTGAGTTATCTTGTGGGTTATGGTGATAACTACCCAAAATTTGTGCACCATAGAGGGGCCTCAATTCCTATGGGGGCAAAAACTGGCTGCAAGGATGGTTTTCAGTGGCTTGACTCTGATAAACCAAATCCAAATGTTGCGGCTGGAGCACTTGTTGGTGGACCTTTTCTGAACGAGACCTATATTGATTCAAGAAACAATTCAATGCAAGCCGAACCAAGCACATACAACAGTGCCGTTATTGTTGCCCTTCTTTCTGGTTTGGTTACCACATCTTCAGTGGTGCAGTCTTTCACATAGGTTTATAGGTGGATTTAGGGGAAGCTATTGTATTATCCTATAGCTTATTCAGGGAATATATGCTGCCAAGTTCCCGGTTTGTATAGTATGCCACATTCAGATGACTGCTTTGTTGAACTTCAAAAAATACATGAACTTCAATCATACATGCTCTAATCCCATTAGTGAATACTACTACAACAATCGCATTCATTGTAGTATCAAACTTGAATGGCACCTGCTCCATTGCTGATGGTGCCTGGCACACACGGGCGCTAGCCGTACTGTAAGCGTAAGGTCCCATTTTGGTCTGGCAAATTAAAGATGGTAGTGTACTCTTTGGGCAAAGATTTCGCTCCTCTGTCTTATCCATTCATGGAGAATTATCTATCTATTCACTCATCAATAATGCACTACTGTCCAAATTTTGACATGCACAGATGAGAATAATTACGCACACAGTAATTTACTGTCGGGATAATTACAAAAATTCTCCGTAAAGTTTGGTCAAAGTTAGAGCGTACCCTAGTCAGGTCTATGTATGATTTAACCACTTTACGTCATAGGATAGGATTAAACGAGCGAGGACCTGGGTTCAGATCTCCTCTCCTCCTCCTAACTTCTTAAGCCCTACACATCTtgctgaaaaattttaaaaagaaaaaaatcactAAAGTCAGATTCAGTGATTGACCATGAGGAAAGGACGTGAAGAGTGAGAAGAGggtgaaaaaaaaataccatATTAAATATCACAAAGGGACGCGAGGGTCTCATATTCAAATCTTCCATTCTCCTCTCCACTTTCTTCCTAGAATTTACCCTTCACCTCctgcaggaaaaaaaaaaaaacaatatgAAACCTAAAACTTAGGTCAAATGAATGTTTGGATGATCGCGTTTAGCATCGATCTATGGATTCAAATTGTCGTCAACCGAATTAGAGATGCAGAGTGTTCAGCCTACAAAGGCAACCCAAAGTAGAAAGAGGATGATTTGCATCGAGTAAAGTAGTCAAACATACAGAGCACTGCCAATCAATTCTCCAAACAAAAACACAGTCCTGTTATTGAGAAACTTAGAAGAGAATTTCCCCTTTTTTACCAGGTTAGTGCTAACATTTCAAATCAATCAGAAAAGAAGGAGACGAAATTGAATAAAAACCTCTCCTACTGATCCACAATATGATACCACAAAACAACCGTGGCCTCAAATGCTACAATTAACCGTCATATGTACTATCTATCGTCCCCAGCGCTGCTGCTCTGGACTCTGCAGGAGTAAAATGTTCCCTGTTGACTCTGCCACTCTTGTGGATGATCATTCGTATCGTATGTACGGTCAAATAGAGACTTGACATTTGAGTTAAAATTACCCCTTCAACCCGACGGGGACTGTCAACGAGCAATGTCCGATTTTGTTGTGTATACCAATTGCTGCTCCATCTCCCAGCTTAGCTTGGAAGCAACCCCGTTATGCTTTGGAACATACTCCTGCTTGATTGAGCATGTCATCAGTCAGTCATGAGCGTCCCGAATCTAATGGGATATAAGAGGTACTAGGCCAGTAGCTTTTGCTGGAAGAGATGACAAGAAGTAGTACTACGCGTTACACGGGATGTACCTCAAGCTTGGACATGAGCTCATGAGCAGTTTGGGCAGAAACGATTATATGACGAGCAGAGGGACTAATGAAGCCCTCATCCACAGCTTTGTCTATGAAAGACAAAAGGGAATTATAATACCCCTCCACATTCAGCAAACCTACCTGAACAGTAAGTAAGTGGTAATAAATTTAGCAAACCTATCAGTAACAATCCAAAacccgtttttttttttttattattccatttaaataaatttatcgaatcaaaaataaaaatgaagccGTCCACTCCTCCTCGTTAAACGTAATTGTAAATACCGGTTTGTCATGGATCCCCAGCTGAGCCCAAGTGATAACTTCTAGGAGCTCCTCCAAGGTGCCGTAGCCACCTGCATGCGCAGTAAAAGACTGGGAGTTGGCATAACGAGACAATTTTAAAGTGTAATATTGGAGTCGCCATAGCCCATTAGCTTAGCTGTTTCCCCATTTGTGGTTTGGTTGGGTGCACAGTTATTGATAGAGAGATTTTGATCGCTTCTACAAATGTGTTATGGATTGTCTAGTGTCAATTCCAGAAACTGTTAGGAAAAGCAACTAaagactctctctctctctgataGTGATAACAACGTCGTCGTTCGTGCTCCCACAATCAATTTTTTGGTCCTTGCCACACACTAGCGGCCACATGGATGCAGTTACGCTTACGCTCACTCTCACGCACACCAAGCAAGTAAAGTAATACGGGCAACACACAATTAGTTCAGACTTCAGAGCtactataatatatatatatatatatatatatacttctTCATCAAAATAAAATTTCCACAAGTTCAACAACATACGATGATGATTGTGGTAAAACCACACCAGAAGATGAACGATGCATATACTAtccatttatatatatatatatatgtgtgtatatatatagagagagagaagaaaagaagagggataattaattaattaattaaattaattaCCAGGTAAGGCTATAAATGCGTCTGCCAGTCGAGCCATTTCAGCTTTTCTTTGGTGCATTCCAGTCACAGGCCTCACTTCTCCAACAGTCTCTCCAGTTATCTGAATTAATGCGTTGGACCCGTACGTTAGCCAA
It contains:
- the LOC113748776 gene encoding cytokinin riboside 5'-monophosphate phosphoribohydrolase LOG1-like; protein product: MENNHQSQPLQPTKASRFKRVCVFCGSSPGKNPSYQLAAIQLANQLVERNIDLVYGGGSIGLMGLVSQAVFNGGRHVLGVIPITLMPREITGETVGEVRPVTGMHQRKAEMARLADAFIALPGGYGTLEELLEVITWAQLGIHDKPVGLLNVEGYYNSLLSFIDKAVDEGFISPSARHIIVSAQTAHELMSKLEEYVPKHNGVASKLSWEMEQQLVYTTKSDIAR